GTAATAGTAGCCGTGCTGACCTTAAAATTAAATGGTTGGCTACATCAATGAGTTAAAACAAAGCAGTCGAGATACAAAGCAGTGGAGAGACCTTATTCACGTTAGCGCCAtcttttaatgggaatggaaacgaggctgtgagggatccACTTACCATCATTTCAAAGGCACGAACCATATAAAGCTGTGTAAATCTGTATAAATctccttgatcacatctgattttccacaactcatgttgtctggagttctttgtatactgaatgtttttggacagatattttatcaatattttgtccgtggaacgattcaaaaacactttaaactgcagtacagcccattgaagagactgtaaatctatccctcacagcctcgttgtcattcacaTTAAAAATCAACAGTTTAGTATTCTATTGAATGTTAAACCGTTAAGTGACACAGACGTTAGTCAGTTTCAAAGCTGCCAGAGCATGCCACTGGCGTCTCCGTGTGCTCACACTTCCAGCTAATCAAACACAGAGAGAAAGCGCTGCCAGTGCTACTGTCACCGCAAAGTAGCAAATATTAGGCACTTGTTGGAAAGTGTAAGGGACGTGACAACTTGCCTTCATGAATGAACAGATTATAACCTCACAACGCTGTTAATTACTCTTTTATATCTGAAATGATGATTGCTAGAGATTTTGTACAAGGCctatttgatcatttttattacTTGACATTCTGAGGAGTTAAAGTTCTTGTTAGTTTGTGtagtttttaatggaaaaaaacttttttatttttttattttattttatttttttttacaaatttgtgtaaaaaaaaggaTCAGTAATCCATACTATCATTAGTATCCCTGCATTTTGCCAGTTAAACATTATTAGCTTATGTGTCTCGAAGTAAGCTTTAATGACCACAAACCTTTTttatttgccacattttttaaagGTCAGAAGATAGACTTTCCTCTCTCTGAAATTGGGATACGCCAGTCTGAGGCTGCTGGGCGGTACCTCAAGGATGTGAAGTTCACAAATGTATTTGTCAGTTAGCTGACCACAGGTAGAGGGCGATGTTTCTccacaaatttattttaaaggaatcgttcacccaaaaataatcattctcttatcatttactcaccattctGCCTTagcaaactcatatgactttctttattctgtgaaacacaaatgaagatgttttgttggagatatgatgtgaatgtatcaatgcaagtcaatggggaccaGCACTTCCAAGCTGCAATaaggacataaaggtaatccatgtggttttaatccatgtcttctttaGGAATACATTCGGTTTTGCGTGAGAACAGACCAACGTGTGACTCCTTTTTCCTGTATAAATCTTGCCATATGCAGTCTCCTAGGCACAATCATGacttgaagcttgattacacttcctcacaCATGCTGCACCCCATTGACTTGtgttgtatggatatattcacatcacatCTTCaccaaaatatcttcgtttgtgttctgcaggagaaagtaagtcataagagATTTAGATGGCAAAagtgtgagtatatgatgactgaattgtcatttttgggtgaactatttctttaataagtATATTTGATATGGTAAAGAGACTATCAGTAATAGTACAATTGTTAGTTTTGCATAagactattttaattttttgtttacattttttgtgttATGCAACCATTATGCAAATGCTGTAACTATTTCAATAGATGTTGTAATAATGTTATAAAGTGCCTTGTTATCAGGGAATGCACATGCAACAAAAGTTTTCATAGAAAGACCATATAATCATATCAAACTACTACTTTCTGCttttaatcaatttaatttgcATTGTGTGTATTCATTTTCACAATGCATTTAGCTATAGCACCATTACCTTTTCTTTAATGAGATGAATAATCACAGACAAATTACAGACTGCAGAGATCATTGTGAGGAACAACAGAACCTGTCATGATATAGAATTAGCTGCGGATCCATCACTTAAAGAAAGAGTAAGTACAGAGACTGCTACTtgcttgttttgtgtgttttcatttttattatcatatttttttacttgttacaAAGAAAATTTGATACTAACTTCTCACGTCTCTTTACAGTCTCTAAACAGAAAATTtcagtatatattttctgtataacatgTTGCGCACACTTACACACCCATTGATCTGACTGCCCCATGTGGCATGCCAACTCTAATGGCCCATCCACTGCCACAGAGGCCCATTTTAGATCATATATTTAACAGTATATGATGCAACTGCAGGACATTCATTACagtggaacttttttttttagagtggAATGTTTTATTTCTTGCATAATGCATGTGCGCTTAGCTTGAGGAAAGAATACAGGTAAATAAAAGCCTTGAAGGTACTAATCAAAGATTTTCTTATGGCTGTGTTATAGCGAATAGCTACTGACCATCAAGACAAAGTTCAAGATGGTGAGATTCCTATGCCTGAAACAGTCAGGGCTGATCTCCCAAATGGCAGTGACTTAAACGTGCCTATCCATGCCCTGGTGGTTGGCCATGGGGCTTATATGAGCACAGTAATGCTGTATTTTTTTGAGGACTAAAGTGCCACAAACCCCATGGTTCAGACCCAGCTCAAAGGTTTTCCATCTGCCCGAACACTGGAATGTGTCGATTTATCATTGTTTTGAATTGTGGAGATGCAGGTCTTAAACTTTCAGATATTAAATGTGTGTTCATCAACAGAAGAGAAGACATCAAGTCTGAATAAGAACAAATATCAatagaaaatgaataaaacatggaCGGTAGGTCTAGCAGCAGAATATGTTTACATGTGTTAtgcaaacactgtaaaaaatgtctgtaattttaatggtaaaagactgtaaaaatgctacagaaaaaaacttaattgattaacgagtattaactgtcaaatatacagtacatttctgtattatattttaaaagacaatacaatagtttttaaaataaatataccaGCTTTATTCTGGTctttttcaaattatttaatctttaaaaacaaatatcaaCATGTCCAACTGGTATCAGtccaatatacaggtgcatctcaataaattagaatgtcatgcaaaagttcatttatttcagtaattcaactcaaattgtgaaactcgtgtattaaataaattcagtgcacacagactgaagtagtttaagtctttggttcttttaattgtgatgattttggctcacatttaacaaaaacccaccaattcaccatctaaaaaaattagaatacatc
This genomic window from Myxocyprinus asiaticus isolate MX2 ecotype Aquarium Trade chromosome 48, UBuf_Myxa_2, whole genome shotgun sequence contains:
- the LOC127437351 gene encoding LOW QUALITY PROTEIN: probable fructose-2,6-bisphosphatase TIGAR A (The sequence of the model RefSeq protein was modified relative to this genomic sequence to represent the inferred CDS: deleted 2 bases in 1 codon; substituted 1 base at 1 genomic stop codon) gives rise to the protein MCLEVSFNDHKPFLFATFFKGQKIDFPLSEIGIRQSEAAGRYLKDVKFTNVFEKTAEIIVRNNRTCHDIELAADPSLKERRIATDHQDKVQDGEIPMPETVRADLPNGSDLNVPIHALVVGHGAYMSTVMLYFXGLKCHKPHGSDPAQRFSICPNTGMCRFIIVLNCGDAGLKLSDIKCVFINRREDIKSE